The sequence below is a genomic window from Brevibacillus laterosporus.
CGGATTGGAGAAGGTGTTGCCAAAAAGGAGGGTAACAAAGCCGTTTCTCTGTTGCAGGAATACTACCATCAATTCGGATTAGGAGTGTTAACCGAAATAGATCTACCTAGTGAGAATAAAGGAAAAGAAGATTATCTGGTCATGAATGAGAACTATGGACCACTCGCTGCGATGGTGCAGGCTTCTTTTGGGCAACAGATTCGAGCTACAACTGTTCAATTGGCTCAATACGCAGCTACCTTGGCTAACAATGGTATTCGTTTACAACCTCAACTTGTAGATAAAATTGTAGATGAAGCAGGGAGGATTGTTGTTCAGCCCAAACCTAAGATTTTAAATAAAATAGATCAACCCCAAACGTATTGGAACATTTTGCGTAACGGAATGGTGCAGGTAACACAACCAGGTGGAACCTCTGTCAATGCATTTCGTGGTCTTCCCTATCAAGTGGCAGCAAAGACGGGTACGTCCGAACAAGATATTTATGTTCCAGTGACTTCTACGAATACGAAAGGAGAATCCATTACCAAATGGCAAAAACATGCCAGAGTCAACAATGGAGTCATTATCGCCTATGCGCCTGCTGATAAACCTAAGCTGGCAGTAGCTGTTGTTGTACCAGAAGGTGGTTATGGAGGGCGTTCTGCGTCGAACATCAGTCGAGCTGTTTTTCAAGCATATGATAAGTATGTGGGTCTTAGGGGAGAGTAGCTACTAGGTTCTATCATGGATTCCTGATGAAGACAAATAAAGAAAATGACAAAATAAAGTATCCGTTCTGGGTACTTTGTTTTGTTTTATCATAGCGAAATAGCTTGGCACACCACTTCCCTCTGTAATAAGATATGTCATAATAATATAAAATTTCATGAGTAGCTTATAAATATAGAAAGGATGAGGAGAAGGTGCAACAAAAAAATAAGACAGTGGTGAAAGCATTAGATTTACTTTCTCTATTTCTTACTCATCCATATTTAACGTTAGCCCAATTAGTAGAGTTATCCGAGAAACCTAAGACCTCTGTGCATCGTATGGTCGGGTCACTGGAGGAGATGGGATTCCTACGAAAGGATGAGGACGGTCGCTTTGCGCTTGGTTTAACTTTTCTGCAATACGGTCAACTGGTGTCGGATCGGTTAGATATTCGCCAAACGGCCCTTCCATGGATGAATCAGTTACGGGATGAGATGGGAGAAGCCGTTCATCTCATTATGAAGGATGGTGTGGATGCCATTTACATAGAAAAGCTAGATACCAAGCATCCGGTGCGGTTATATACCAAGGTGGGGAGACGTTCTCCTCTGTATGCAGGGGCTTGTTCACGCATTGTTTTAGCTTTTTTACCAGATGCAGAGATTGAGGAATATTTGGAAAATGTTCAATTTGAGCGTATCGCAAAAGGTACGATTACTACTTGTAAAGAGTTAGTTGAGAAGCTGGAAGAGTCCCGTAGGAATTACTACACGATTAGTTACTCGGAATTGGAGAATGAGACTGTTTCTGTAGCAGCTCCTATTTTTGATCATCGGGGAAAACTATTGGCTGGTCTTAGTGTTGCAGGTCCAGAGGTGCGCTTTCAAGCTAATAAATTACCTTTGCTTATTAAAGAGACAATGGAAACGGCTGAACGAATCTCGCGCTCACTTGGTGGGCAGAAGGAGTATCCAC
It includes:
- a CDS encoding IclR family transcriptional regulator, with amino-acid sequence MQQKNKTVVKALDLLSLFLTHPYLTLAQLVELSEKPKTSVHRMVGSLEEMGFLRKDEDGRFALGLTFLQYGQLVSDRLDIRQTALPWMNQLRDEMGEAVHLIMKDGVDAIYIEKLDTKHPVRLYTKVGRRSPLYAGACSRIVLAFLPDAEIEEYLENVQFERIAKGTITTCKELVEKLEESRRNYYTISYSELENETVSVAAPIFDHRGKLLAGLSVAGPEVRFQANKLPLLIKETMETAERISRSLGGQKEYPRHQWTQLV